Within Amycolatopsis sp. cg5, the genomic segment CGTCGAACGACTCGAGGCCTAGATAGGGACACACGGCGTCGGGCAGCTCAGGCTCCGGAGCGGGCCGCTGCGCGAATCGCTGATCGACGATCTGCTCACGCAACTCGATCCAGTGCTCGACGTCGCCTTCACAAGCCGCCACGAACCTGCGCACGAACTCGGCCGTCGGCAGCTTGTCCGCGGTGAGTGCCCGGTTGACCGTGGACACCGGCAACTGCACGCCGCGGCGCCGCGCACCATCCTGCAATTGCTGCAGCGTCCGGTATCCGGCACCCGCCATCAGCTCCCGCAACTGGGTGCGGAACAGGCCTTCACGTTCGGTCACAGCCGGAAACTCTAGAGCGAATGCCCAGGTCAGCGGCATACCGTATACGGGAATTCACTCGGCGGTGCGCGGAAGCCACAAGCTCGGAGCAGTCCGGCCACGGACCACGAACCGAGAGGAAACACCATGACCGCACTACGCCATGGCATCACCCTGCTGGCCGCGGCAGGCACGCTCGCGCTCAGCGCCGGCACAGCCGAGGCCACCGTCAGGCTGACCCACGGACAGGACTGGGCCGACGCGACCAGCACCGCGGTACGCGCGTTCGACGGCGAGTCCGACGGCAACGGCGTGTACGCCGACTTCTACCTGACCACCGGCGCGCACGGCTCGGTCTGGGACGGCAACGGCGCCGACGGCAACCCCGGCCCGTGGGCATCTGTCGGCGGCAAGATCGCGAAGTTCCGCGTGTGCGAGGACCACGTCGGCTGCTCGAACTGGTACACCAACCCGTCCTGACGACGAGAAAGGAGCAGACATGAACACCCAGACCACGCCACGGCGGTTGGCTGCCATGCTAACTGTGGTTACCGCCGCTCTGACCGTCGTCGTCGCATCCGCGTCGGCCGCGCAGGCCGACACCTGCCGAAAGGTCAAGACCCCGATCAAGGACTTCACCGTCTGCGGTGCCGCACTGAACTGGACCAGCAAGACCATGCACGCGGCCACCCTCGACCGAGGCCAGGCGTGCACCGTCTTCGACACCCACGGCAAGAAGCTCGGCAGCATGAAGTGCACCAAGCGCGACGTGAAGCCCAACGCCACGGCCAAGTTCCGCGACACCGACGCGGTGATGTTCCCGAGCAGCTACAAGATCAACGAAAACACGATCCCCGGCGGCTCGTGGATCAAGATCAAGGTCGCGGTCGTCTGCGTCAACCCGCTCAACACCCAGGTCCGCTGCTACGGCTACTGACCGGCACGCAACAGGTCGAGTTTGGCGAGTGCCGCCACCCCGCGGGAGTGGCGGCACTCGCACAGCAAGCGGCGCCGCACGTCGCGCCCACCCAGTTTCCTCTTCCGCCGCAGCGGATCCGTCCACAAATACCGTGGCCGGCCCCGGTCAGTCGGTCTGCAGGACGAAGAAGAGGCAGCCCAGGAATCTCGTCTCGGTGGGATCCGGGAATTCATCGGGGAACAGCTCGCGGGCTTCGGGTGCGGGAGGCGGCTCGTCGATGACGATGATGCGGAAGCCGGCCGCGGTGAAGGCCTTGGTCATGGCATGGAGCGGGCGGTCCCAGAAAGTCAACCGGGTGGACTGGCCATGCAGTGTCCATTCCTCGGTCCGGTCGCGAGTCTGGAAGTAGCGGGATTTGTCCCCGGCCGCACGCTCCATCAGGGTGATGGCGAAAGGATGTTCGACCGAGACGATGAGCCGTCCGCCGGGCGTCAGGACGCGTCGCAGTTCGGCCAGTGCCGGCCCCCAGTCCCGCAGGTAGTGCAGCACCAAAGACAGGACGACATCGTCGAACTCGCCATCGGCGAAGGGAAGCGGGTCAGCCAGATCTGCGACCCGCAGGTCCGCCTCGGTGCCCAGCCTTCGCCGGGCCAGCGCCACCATGCCCGCGCTCGCGTCGAACCCGGTCACGACCGCACCCCGATCGCGTAGCGCGGCGAACAGCGGGCCTGAGCCGCAACCAGCGTCGAGAATCCGACGGCCGGTCACGTCACCTGCGAGTTCCAGCATCGCGGGCCGCTCGTAATAGGCGTTCATCAGATTGGTCTCGTTCTCGGCCGAATACCCCTCGGCAATACCGTCGTAGTCGTATTCCCGGGCAGGATCGGCGGAAACCACATGGCTTTCCGGAGTCGAGGTCATATTCACAAGACGCGCCAGTGGTGACAAAGTTGCCAGGAACGATCAGTCTGGGCGAAACAGAGTGTCGCGTGGCTAAAGCAGGTCGTCCCAGAATGGGATCGGCATGGGGTGACGCGTCGGACGGTCTGGGTCGCCGGGGTAGAACTCCGTGGAGACGTAGTCGAGAAGGTCGAACCCGTAGTGGATGATGTCCGTCTGATGCATGGACAACACGGGGTATCCGAAGGTGCCGCGCCCCGACGGCAGGCAGCGATGGACGAAGATCGGGATCATGCGCGGCACGGTTGCGAGGTGTGCCTTCGCCTGCTCGACGGCTTCCTCGTCGCGGGACGGCCGCTCGCCCCAGCGCTCGTACCAGAAGTCGTTTTCCACCACGTCGTACAGCACACCCTCGACCGGCCAGTCGACCTGCCTGCGAAGAGTCTCGGAGTCACCGGCACGCCAGTCCGGCCAGCCACGCCCCGTCGGGAGAACCTCCGCGAGCAACGCGCGGTGGTCGTCGGCGAACTCGAACCCGAACCTCTTCTCCAATGCGGCCAACTCCGCCTCGGTCAGACCCGCCTCCAACACGAACCTCTTATGCCTGAGCACGTGCTCTTTCAAAAGACCCGCCGCCGCCAACCCAAGCGCCGCGCCATTGTCGAAGTCCACAACGCAACGATCACACCCGTTGCCCCCGGCAGCAACCTATTTGCCCCGGAGCGACGCTCGCGGTTCTTGACGCTGTCACGCCAGGACCGCGTCAACGCCAGTAGTCGCCGTCGGGAATTGGCTGATTCGTTCTCCCCCACGGCTGGGTGACGACACACCCGCCGGACACGTCGGTCGCAGGCCGGGGTCCGTCGTGGGGGTCGTGAGTGGTACGGCCGGTTCTAACCGGCCTAAACACTCACGACCCCTTGGGGGCCCATCTCGTAGTCGCCGGTTCGAGTCAGGGCCTCCCTCACCCGCACCCGCCGAGTGGGGGCCTCCCTCACCCGAAATGTCGGGTAAGGGAGGCCCTCACTCCAGCCAGCCGACCCATGCGTCAGCCGTGGCGTTCCCTCGGCTCCGATCAACTGTCCACTCAGGACACCAGCCGCCACCCTCGCCACCAAAGTCGCTGGGGCTACCGGCCTGTATGAAGGCTCCCCTCATACAGGCCGAGCTGTATGAAGGCTCCCTTCATACAAGTCGAACTTGATGAAGGCTCCCCTCATACGCCCATGCTGCATGAAGGCTCCCCTCATACGGGCCGAACTGGATGAAGGGAGCCTTCATACACGCGAACCCCGCCGTCAGCGCGAGCGTGGGCGCGACGCCAGGCTTCCCTGGGCACGGGGGTCGTGAGTGGTACGGCCGGTTCTAACCGGTCTAAACACTCACGACCCCTTGCTTTCGCCAGGCCACATCGTGGGCGAGGGGTTCGCCAGGCTCAGGCCTGTCGGGCGACCAGCCAGACACCGTCGAACCAACGGCCTTGGGCAACCCCAATCTTCGACAGGCGTCTTGATCGACGTGATGATCTTGGATCGCCGCCGTGCCATCGCGGCCATCGCCGTCGCGATCAGCGTCGCGGCCACCGCGACCCCCGCGAACGCCCAGCCCTCCGGACTCGACTGGCGGCCGTGCGCGCAGGACGCCACCGCGGACTGCGCGACGTTGCTGTTGCCGATCGACCACACCGACCCGAAACTGGGCTCGTTCCCGCTCGCGGTGGCCAGACGCAAGGCCACCGACCCGGGCAAACGGATCGGCGTGCTGATGGTGAACCCCGGCGGGCCTGGCGGCTCGGGGGTTTCGCTGGCGGTGGGGTCGAACAGGCTGTTCGGCGCCGAGGTGCTGGCGCGGTTCGACGTGATCGGGTTCGACCCGCGCGGGGTGGCGGCCAGCGCGCCGATCCGGTGCTCCAGCGAGCTGCTCGGGCAGAACCCCGGTGAACCCCATGACCAGGCGGGATTCGCGGCGCTGGCCGCGTACAACCGGAAGCTCAGCGCCGACTGCCGCCACCGGTCCGGGCCGATCTTCGACCACGCCGACACGCTCTCGGTCGTGCATGACATGGATGCGCTGCGGGACGCGCTCGGCGAGCGGAAGGTCAACTTTCTCGGCTTTTCCTATGGCACGCAGATCGGGCAGCAGTACGCCCAGCTCTTCGGCGACCGAATCCGCACCATGGTGTTGGACGGCAACATGGACCACAGCCTGCCGTTGGACCGGTTCCTGCGCACCGCGGCCGCCAGTGGCGACGACGCGCTCGGCGCGTTCGCGCGGTGGTGCGAGTCCGACACGGCGTGCGCGCTGCACGGCAAGGACGTGCTCAAGCACTTCGACGGCCTGCTCGAGCTCGCTGACCAAGGCGCTCTCATCGAAGGCGGGGCGGGTGCCGCTTCCACCTGGTACGTCATACAAAAGGTCTACGGTTCGCTCGTACAGGGCGATCTGCGCGGCCTGGCTCAATGGCTGAGCACTCTGCGCCCAGGCGACGCGGCCCGATCGATCGGTGCCGGTACCAGTACGCACCCGCGTGCCGCCGTCTTCTGCCAGGACTGGACACCGAGGATCGCCGGCTACGCGGACTGGCAACGGATCGTCGACAGCGAGCGGGCCGCCGCGCCGCAGTTGCGCTACTCCTCCGAAGCCAGGGAGGCGGCGTTGAGTTGTATCGGCTGGCCGCGGAAGGCGAACAATCCGCCGGCCCCGGTCAAGTTCGGGCCTGGCCCGGCCATTCTGCTCGTGAACCCGGCGCACGATCCCGCGACCGGGTTGGCCTGGGCGGAGGGGCTGCACCGGCAGACCGCGAACCGGACGAAGTTGCTTCGAGTCGACAGCATCGGCCACACCGCTTACCCGCGAACCGACTGCGTCCGGACCGCGGTCGAAGACTACCTCGTCGGCCAAAAGGTTCCCGAGCGGCTGACCTGCCCCTGACGCGTCGGACGAAGCCCAGGTCACCGAGCTCGGCTTCGTCCGTCCGGATCACTTCAGGTGGTAGGCCCCGATGATGGTCTGTTCGAGCGTGTTGCCTTTCGAGTCGGCCTGCGGCGTGGCGCTGGCCATCGGGCTCGGGCGGCTCGTGCCGCTGGCCGGGTTGACAGCCCCCGCCACCCCGGTGCTTCCCGCGCTCGTCGTCGTGGTGGGCGCGACCGCGCTCACCACACTGGCCGTGCTCGCGCCCGCCCTGTCGGCGGCACGCGTCTCGCCACTGGAGGCGCTGCGCACCTCGGCGACGGTGGACGCACGCGGCCGCATCGGCGTCGGCCGCCTGCTGCTCGGCCTCGGCCTGCTCGGGGGTGCGCTCACCCTGCTGTTCACCGTCGCCTCGGCCGGTCTGGCGAGCGACAGGCGGGGATCGGCGCAGATCGCGGAGCTGCTGCGGCAGACCGTGTTCAGCGGCGCGCTCGCGTTCTGCGCGCTCATCGCACTCGGCCCGGTCGTGGTCACGCCGTTGCTGAAGCTGGCCGCGAAGCTGTTGCGGCGCAGCACCGTCGGCAGGCTCGCGGTCGCGGGCGTCGGCGGCGCGCCCCGGCGTGCCGCGTCGATCACCTCCGTCGTGGCGCTCGGTGTCGGGCTGGTGATCGCCACCATCACCGGCGCGCAGACGCTGGCGGGACTCGGCAAGGCCGAACTGGCGAGCGCCTACCCCGCCGATCTCAGAATCACCGGTGACGTCGACGTGAACTTGTTGCGGCACAACGGGTTACGTGATGTCCAGCCATATCGGCGCATCGAGGGGGTGAACGTCGGCGGGAAACTCACCATGAGCGCGACGGACCTCGACCTGCGCGGCCTCGCCGGCATCGCCGACTTCCGCGTCGAGGCCGGCTCGCTCGACGCCATGGGACCGGGCCGCCTCATCCTGGCCAGTAAAATGGCGGCGAGGCTCGGCCTGACCGCCGGATCCGTCGTCGACGTCAACGGCCGCGAGAGGACCGTCGCCGCCGTCGTCCACGGCGAACTCCCGCTCGGCAGCCTCATCCTCGACAGGTCCGATGTGGACGGACCGGTCACCGGAGTGCTGGCCAACGGCGACCGGTCGGGGGTACCCGCGGGCGTCGATTTCGTTGTGCTGGCCGACAAGCGCGCGGCCAAGATGGACCAGTTCACCACCCTGGCCGCCATCGCGATCGGCCTGGTCTGCCTCACCGTGCTCATCTCGGTCGTCGGCGTCGGCTCCACCACGGCGCTCTCGGTGCTCGAACGCCGCCGCGAAATCGGCCTGCTGCGCGCCGTCGGGCTTTCCCGTGCCCGGCTGCGCGTGATGATCGCCACCGAAGCCGGTGTCTACGGCGCACTCGGCGCCTTGCTCGGACTGGCGCTCGGCTTGCCCTACGCCTGGCTCGCCATCGTCTCACTCGGCATCGGCTGGCCCATGCAGGTCCCTTTGCTCGCGGTGCTCACCGTCGTACTCGCGCTCGGCGCGCTCACCGCCGGATCGGGCCTGTTCTCCGCCCGCGCGGCCGCCAAAGTCAGCCCGGCGACCGCCTGCGCCGACAACGCGAGTTAGTTCTCACGAAAGAGCTTTCGGCAGGCCAGGCTCGCCGGTAGCGGCGGCGCGGTCGAGCGCGACGTAGTCTCCGTCGACGAAGATCAGTGCGGGCTCGGCGGAGATCGTGTGGTCCTCGATCCGGCCGATCACGATCACGTGGTCGCCGCCGTGCGCCACCTGGGTCCGCTGGCAGACGAAGCTCGCGGCCGTGTCGGCGAGCAGCGGGGGCCCGAGCGGGTGCCGGTGCCAGCGCACCTCGGCGAAGCGGTCTTCGACACGGCTCGCGAACCGCTGGGCGATCGGCCGCTGGCCCGCCGAAAGGACGTTGACCGCGAAGCGGCTCGCGGTGGTGAACGCGGGCAGGCCCGCCGAGGTCCGCCGCAGGCACCAGAGCACCAGCGGCGGATCCAGCGACAACGAGGTGAACGAGTTCACCGTCAGCCCGACCGGGTGATCCGCACCGTCCACAGTGGTCACGACGGCGACGCCGGTGGCGAAGCGGCCCAGCGCGGCGCGCAGCCGTGTGGACGACGACCACGGCGCGGCCATGGCTCAGGCCTCGGCGTGGCGGAGGCAGCGGTCCAACTCGGAGCGCGCGTCCTGGTCGTCGGGGTCGAGCTCCACGGCGCGGCGCAGGTCGGCGACCGCGTCGTCCCAGCGCCCGTTGACGGCCAGCGCGGTGGCCCGGTTGAAACGCAGCGCCGGGTCGTCGCCGAGCGCGAGCGCGCGGTCGAAGTGCTCGACCGCCGCCGTGGCGTCGTCCTGGTCGAAGCTGAGTTCGGCCAGCCCTGCCCAGGCGGACCGCAGGCCGGGATCGGCCGCGAGCGCGGTGTCGTACGCCCGGCGTGCCTCGGCGT encodes:
- a CDS encoding class I SAM-dependent methyltransferase, coding for MTSTPESHVVSADPAREYDYDGIAEGYSAENETNLMNAYYERPAMLELAGDVTGRRILDAGCGSGPLFAALRDRGAVVTGFDASAGMVALARRRLGTEADLRVADLADPLPFADGEFDDVVLSLVLHYLRDWGPALAELRRVLTPGGRLIVSVEHPFAITLMERAAGDKSRYFQTRDRTEEWTLHGQSTRLTFWDRPLHAMTKAFTAAGFRIIVIDEPPPAPEARELFPDEFPDPTETRFLGCLFFVLQTD
- a CDS encoding alpha/beta fold hydrolase; translated protein: MILDRRRAIAAIAVAISVAATATPANAQPSGLDWRPCAQDATADCATLLLPIDHTDPKLGSFPLAVARRKATDPGKRIGVLMVNPGGPGGSGVSLAVGSNRLFGAEVLARFDVIGFDPRGVAASAPIRCSSELLGQNPGEPHDQAGFAALAAYNRKLSADCRHRSGPIFDHADTLSVVHDMDALRDALGERKVNFLGFSYGTQIGQQYAQLFGDRIRTMVLDGNMDHSLPLDRFLRTAAASGDDALGAFARWCESDTACALHGKDVLKHFDGLLELADQGALIEGGAGAASTWYVIQKVYGSLVQGDLRGLAQWLSTLRPGDAARSIGAGTSTHPRAAVFCQDWTPRIAGYADWQRIVDSERAAAPQLRYSSEAREAALSCIGWPRKANNPPAPVKFGPGPAILLVNPAHDPATGLAWAEGLHRQTANRTKLLRVDSIGHTAYPRTDCVRTAVEDYLVGQKVPERLTCP
- a CDS encoding ABC transporter permease, producing MLPFESACGVALAIGLGRLVPLAGLTAPATPVLPALVVVVGATALTTLAVLAPALSAARVSPLEALRTSATVDARGRIGVGRLLLGLGLLGGALTLLFTVASAGLASDRRGSAQIAELLRQTVFSGALAFCALIALGPVVVTPLLKLAAKLLRRSTVGRLAVAGVGGAPRRAASITSVVALGVGLVIATITGAQTLAGLGKAELASAYPADLRITGDVDVNLLRHNGLRDVQPYRRIEGVNVGGKLTMSATDLDLRGLAGIADFRVEAGSLDAMGPGRLILASKMAARLGLTAGSVVDVNGRERTVAAVVHGELPLGSLILDRSDVDGPVTGVLANGDRSGVPAGVDFVVLADKRAAKMDQFTTLAAIAIGLVCLTVLISVVGVGSTTALSVLERRREIGLLRAVGLSRARLRVMIATEAGVYGALGALLGLALGLPYAWLAIVSLGIGWPMQVPLLAVLTVVLALGALTAGSGLFSARAAAKVSPATACADNAS
- a CDS encoding flavin reductase family protein, which encodes MAAPWSSSTRLRAALGRFATGVAVVTTVDGADHPVGLTVNSFTSLSLDPPLVLWCLRRTSAGLPAFTTASRFAVNVLSAGQRPIAQRFASRVEDRFAEVRWHRHPLGPPLLADTAASFVCQRTQVAHGGDHVIVIGRIEDHTISAEPALIFVDGDYVALDRAAATGEPGLPKALS